Part of the Pseudomonadota bacterium genome is shown below.
GCTTCCTACCGGTATCTGGAGAGGCAAGGGATTGGCACCCAGTCGTTTGCCAATCATTTCAATACAGCGCTCAAAATTTGCGCCAACCCGGTCCATCTTGTTCACAAAGGCAACCCGGGGTATATAGTACTTATCTGCCTGCCGCCAGACTGTTTCAGATTGAGGTTCAACTCCGCCGACGGCACAAAAGACGGCGACTGCACCGTCCAGAACTCTCAGGCATCTTTCGACCTCTATCGTGAAGTCAACATGTCCTGGAGTATCAATAATGTTTATTACATGGTCCCGCCAGGTGCAGGTTGTTGCTGCCGAGGTGATTGTGATCCCCCGTTCCTGCTCCTGTTCCATCCAGTCCATGATCGCGTTGCCATCATGAACTTCACCGATCTTATGAGATCGTCCGGTATAAAACAGCACCCTCTCTGTCGTTGTTGTTTTGCCCGCATCGATGTGGGCCATAATACCGATATTGCGTAACCGCAAAAGAGGGGTCTGTGAAGACATTACAATTTTTAACCCTGAATGGCCTGAAAATTCTCACCAGGCTTCTTCTCCAAGCTGACCCTCAAACAACAAACTCGACAGAGAAAGAGGCTTTTTATACTTATTGATTTGTTTTGTCAATCTTTGTGTTGCTTAAAAGTAAAAAAGCAAGATTACCAGCGGTAATGGGCAAATGCCTTGTTGGCTTCCGCCATCTTGTGAGTGTCCTCACGTTTCTTTACAGCTGACCCGCGACTGTTATAAGCATCCATCAACTCACCGGCCAGCTTGTCGGCCATTGACTGCCCTGATCTTTTCTGTGAAAAACCCACCAGCCAACGGATAGCCAGAGCATTACGCCTTTCAGGCCTGACTTCAATCGGCACCTGATAGGTCGCACCACCAACACGCCTTGATTTGACTTCAACCCGGGGCCGAACCTGCTCCATGGCCTTTTCAAAAACATCAAGTGGCTTGTCATCGGAAATACGGCTTTCGAGAATATCCATTGCCCCGTAAAAAATACTGCGGGCCACATTCTTTTTGCCACGCTCCATCAGACCATTAATGAACTTTGATACCAGCACACTGTTAAACCGTGAATCAGGTTCAATCTGCCGTTTGGCAACTATCTTACGTCTTGGCATCTCACAACTCCTTATTTAGGCCGCTTGGCCCCGTACTTGGAACGACCCTGCCGCCTTTCGGAAACACCAAGGGTGTCCAGCGTGCCCCTCACGATATGATAACGAACACCGGGGAGGTCTTTTACCCTGCCGCCCCTGATCAATACAACTGAATGCTCCTGCAGGTTGTGCCCGATACCCGGAATATAGGATGTCACCTCGATTCCGTTGGTGAGCCTGACCCTGGCGACTTTACGCAACGCTGAGTTCGGCTTTTTCGGTGTTGTGGTATATACCCTGACACAAACCCCTCTCTTCTGGGGAGAACCCTGAAGCGCAGGTGTGTTGGTTCTTTTAACCGACTTTTTGCGGCCTTGCCTTACCAGCTGATTAATGGTTGGCATGTATTCAAACTCCATCTGTTCTTTTTCAAAGTGGATCGAAAGCTTCATTAAACTCCGATCAGAAACCCGTTTCACATCTCCGGCGTCCTACAAAATCGGCCAGGCCCTGAAACAGGAAAACGGGATAAATAATCTATACGGTCCGGCTTGTCAAGGACAATCTCATCCCTAAAAAGCAGCAATTATTCAACATCAAGCTGATATCGCTTGTGCCCGGTTCCGGCGGGAACCAACCGGCCCATAATCACGTTCTCCTTCAGACCGCTCAGGTCATCAATCCGGCCAGCCATCGCCGCATTGGTGAGAACCTTGGTGGTTTCCTGGAACGACGCGGCAGAGATGAAGCTGTCGGTGCTGAGCGAGGCCTTGGTCACCCCGAGAAGCAGAGGCTCCGCCACTGCAGGCCGATTCCCACTCCTGAGCAGGGCTTCATTCTCCTCGACAAAACGCCAGGATTCAACCTGTTCGCCGAGCATGAAGGTGCTGTCTCCGAC
Proteins encoded:
- the rpsG gene encoding 30S ribosomal protein S7, which produces MPRRKIVAKRQIEPDSRFNSVLVSKFINGLMERGKKNVARSIFYGAMDILESRISDDKPLDVFEKAMEQVRPRVEVKSRRVGGATYQVPIEVRPERRNALAIRWLVGFSQKRSGQSMADKLAGELMDAYNSRGSAVKKREDTHKMAEANKAFAHYRW
- the rpsL gene encoding 30S ribosomal protein S12, producing MPTINQLVRQGRKKSVKRTNTPALQGSPQKRGVCVRVYTTTPKKPNSALRKVARVRLTNGIEVTSYIPGIGHNLQEHSVVLIRGGRVKDLPGVRYHIVRGTLDTLGVSERRQGRSKYGAKRPK